GATTGGCGTATCGAGAGGATGCAAACCCGCTTTAAGTATAAACAATCTGCTCAGCCTGTAACCGAAACTGCATTAACTTACAAAGACGGAACGCCTAGGGATGTTATTAAACAAGGAAATGTAGGTACAAAATTTGCTGAAGGTACACCTTCAGACAAATATCTGTATGATAAGATTGTTTTTGACTCACCTCTTGAAAAAGCTAATATCATGACTGATATTGATGAGGTTGTAGTCTACGGAAAAATCCCAAAATCAAGCGTTGCTATTCCTACGATAGTCGGCGAAAACTATAGCCCTGACTTTATGTATGTTGTTAAGCATAAAGACGGAACAAAGGAATTGAACATTATTGTGGAAACAAAGCTGGTAGAAAATAAGTCTACACTTCGTGGTATTGAAGATGCTAAGATAAAATGTGCTGAGGCTTTCTTCAAGCAACTTACTATCGATGGATACACTGTTTCGTTCCATACACAGTTAAGCAATAAAAAAGTTAAGCAGATTATAGAAGATGTAATTGCTGGATAGCTAGTAACAATAGTGTTAGTTGTGAATGATTGGAGGTATCTATTTAATGAACAAATATGATATCAAAAAGTTAATTTCACTAAAGCAGGAAGGCAACTATTGGGATTTTAAACGAGAATGGTATTCCCAAGACAAGAAAGCTGATTTACTACATGATATTATTTGTATGGCTAACACTCTTCTGAATAGAGATGCTTATATTATTATTGGTGTTGATGAGGAAAATGATTATTCATTTTCCTCTGTGAAGTCTGATCCAAACAGAAAAACACACAGAAATTGGTTGATTTTTTAAGAGAAAAGCATTTTGCTGGTGGAGTTAGACCTATTGTCAGTGTTAAAAATATCTCCTTCGGCAAAAATGAAATAGATGTAATTGTTATACACAACAGTAATACAACACCATTTTATTTAACTGATCATTATCAGTCTGTAATGGCTAATAATATCTACACACGAGTAATGGATTCAAATACACCAAAGAATAAATCTGCTGATTTATCGCAAATAGAGACACTATGGAAAAAACGTTTCGGATTACTTTCACCGCCATTAGAAAGAATGATGCTTTATTTGAAAAGATCTGACTTGTGGGATTATTCTCCCCACTATTGTTGTACAGAGAAAAGGTATTACAGATTTTCACCTGAATTTACTATAGAGAATAATATAGACGAAAGTAAAAATGGATATCAATATTACTTGTTTAATCAAACCGATATTCACTCTAGATGGTATGATATCAATTTGTATTATTACCAAACAATGCTCGCTTCATTAGAAGGATTATCGCTTAATGGTGGTCGTTATTTTACGCCTTCTCCTAGAACTGACGGTGTATTATTAACACAATATCATCATTGGGATATTGCGTTTAAGTATTTCATTAAAGACTCAATTGAATATATCGTCCATGAGTTTTACTATCATCCAGATGGTGATGATGAGACAATAGCACATGATAGATTTATGGAATGTATCCTTGTGTTTGATACAAATGCTGAAAAAGAAGAGTTTAAAGAATACCTTAAACAAAATTGGAAAAACAAAGAAAACTATAACGACAACATATGGTTGCCTTGCTTTGAAAAGGTAAATGGATACAATATGGATGTAATTCAAGAGGGATATCTAAATTCTCAAATATTCCAGAAAATGTTTATTGAGTTTCGTAATAACAAAGGAGGTTCGTTTCGTGGATGATGAATATTCTATATTGGAGGATTCTGTAAGAAATACTTTTGGAAGTGTTGTATGGTCACACAAAATCCAAGAAAAACAGGCTGATATATATTTTTCACAATATAAATGCATGGAAACTATTAAAATAGCAACTGCATCCCTAACATCGGTTGGGATTGTTTCTTTAATATTTACAGATCAAATGTGGTTGAAAGTGTTATCTGCATTAATATCATTTGTATCAGTTTTCATTAGTGCTTTTTTTAAATCTTTTGATTTACAGACGTTAGTTTCAGCTCATAAAAATTCCGCTCAGAAACTGTTGAAAATTAGGGATGAATTAAAATTGTTATTAATGTTAATTCATCTAAAACAAAAAACAGTAAATGAGTTAGCAGATATGTATCAGGATATTGTAGAAAAGTTAGATGTCCTATATGCTGAAGCGCCACGCACTACTGACAAAGCTGTAAAAAAAGCACGCACTGCATTAAATGTGAATCATGACAATCAATTTACTGATGAGGAAATAAACTGTAATCTTCCTAACTCTCTACATGGGAGGTAAGAAAAATGAGTGATTATATAAAAAAGAGAGGCGAAGTAATAGACCAAGGTATTCGTTCAACTATTTCAAAACGTTATCATACCGTTACGGCCGCCATTAATAAAGAATTTTGGGGTATTTCAAGTGATACGCAAAATAGCTTCTATGTTGGTTCATATGGACGTGGAACTGCAATTGACACAAGTGATATAGATATTTTGGTTGTTTTGCCTGAGAATGTGTATTTAAAACATGATGTGATAAATGGTAATGGACAATCACGTTTATTACAATCAGTTCGTCAAGCGATTATTTCATCATACCCTCGTAGCGAAGTACGTGCAGATGGGCAAGTTGTAAAAATAAACTTTAGTGACGGAATGAAATTTGAAATTCTTCCAGCATTTAAAAAAACAGACTGGTATGGCTCTTGGGATGGTACATACAAATATCCTGATACTAATATGGGTGGTAACTGGCGTTCAACAAATCCAAAGGCTGAACAAGAAGCAATGAAAAACAAAAACTCTAGTAGCAATGGTTTATTACTAGATACTTGTAAACACTTTAGGTTCATAAGAGACACATATTTTAGTAGTTACCATCTGTCAGGAATTGTGATTGATAGTTTTGTCTATCATGCAATGGGTGGATGGAGATGGTCTGATCCAGGAAGTACTTCTTCTTCAGCTAGTGGAACATATGAAAATGTTTTATTAGAATACTTAAATCAAAACTCTATGTGGGGCAACCTCACTCTTACCGCGCCAGGGAGTGAAGAAAACATATCTACAGAGAGTAGTCTAGAATGTTTAAGGAAAGTAGTTAATTACATTACCAAATAAAAAAACGACCACACAGGAGCATTGCAACTCTTGTATGGTCGTTATTTCTTTTGTCACCGCTTGAAGGCGTCACTAAAAATCTGCTTTTCTAAAAATCCCTAAGTGAAGTCCTCTTTCTCGGACCTTCTTTTTTGGAAATGACATCAAGAGGCTAGAACTGAATTTGTCATCAAATTAACATCATTTTCCTGGTCCTTGTCACTGATTTGTAATGAAAACGTACTTTCTTTGTAAGGTTCAAAATGCTATAATGCTCTAAACAATTTTCCTTGCATAAGGAGGTTATTATGAAAAAAGATAGATTGTTAAAGAATCCTTTCTTGGTGCGTCTACTTGGTTTGCTGATGGCATTTTTCTTCCTATCAGCATTCACTGCACCTGAAAAACCAGACTATGGTATCTATGACCCAAATCATTATTTGACAGAGGAAGTAGTTACTCAGATTCGTGATTTGAATGAAGCCAATAGTCAAAAGGCAGAAAAGCTCCAAATAGGTGTCTATATCGTAGACAGTCTGGAAGGAGAAAGCATTGAAACGGTGGCTAATGAAACTGCCAGGGCTTGGAAGATAGGCTATTCAGGAGATAATTTTGGAAGTCTCATTGTAGTAGCCGTTCAAGACCGTAAATCAAGAATTGAAACCAGTAATAACACCGCCATTAGAATAACGGACTATCAAACCAAGCAGATCTTGGCAGCTAGCCGTACAGATTTTAAAACTGGTGACTATGGTAAAGGAATTCTAGCGATTGCCAAAGCCTTGGACAATCAGTTTTATAGAGGAAGTGGAACATTTCCATCTGATGAATCCTCTGAAATCAAACGTTATTCTGATAGCATCAGTGGGAAAAAATCGAGTCGCAATAGTAGCTCGTCTAGTCATCGTAAGAACAGTGACCCTATGGACAATGTGTTCGGATTCGGGATAATCATTTATTTCATTATCGTATTTATAGCTATTATTAGAGGAGGCGGCGGTGGCCGAGGAGGAGGTTCCTCTGACGGAGGATGGTGGTTTAGTGACTCATCCGACTCAGGTTCTTCTTGGTCAGATTCAGGCTCAGACTCTTCTAGTAGCTGGGACGGTGGTGGCTTCGATGGCGGTGGATCATCCGATGATTGGTAATATTCATGTAAAAATTAAGGAAATAAGTAGGTTTAGATATGAAAAATAAAGGAATTATTTATGTGTTGAGCATTTTGCTGGCTATTATCTTGCTTGGCGGTTGCTCAGTAGTAGGCACTTATAACGGACTTGTCTCTGAACAAACCAAGGTCGAACAAGCTCAAGCTGATGTAGCGACAGCTCTTCAACGTCGTTCTGACTTGATTGGAAATTTGGTAGAGTCTGTAAAAGGCCAGATGAACCATGAGACAGAGGTTTTCACCAAGATTGCGGAAGCTCGTGCTAAAATTGGGAATGGCTCCGTGACTTCAAAAGAAAATCAAGAGGCTCAAGGAGAGTTGAGTTCCGCTATTTCACGATTGATCTCGCTAACAGAAAATTATCCAGAACTCAAGAGCAATCAAAATGTGGAACAACTCATGACGGAACTGGCTGGAAGTGAAAATCGTATCTTTGTAGCCCGCAAGGATTACAACAAAGTGGCAACGGAATATAATCAAAAATTAAGAAGCTTTCCAACAGTTCTTTTCGCTAACATGATGAACTTTAAAGAGGCAGAAACCTTTAAAGAAAGCGAAGAAGCTAAGACAGCTCCAAAGGTTGACTTTAGTACTTCTACAACCAAAGAGTAGGCTTGAAATTTCTAAAAGAAAATCAATGATTAGCAATAGTTTGAACATTTACAAAAAAAGGCTCTAAATGAGCCTTTTTTGACTTGTATAAACACGGATTCTTTCTTGAAAAAGCTAGGCAAATATGCTACAATAAAAAGAACATTCTAAAATATTCAGAATTTAAAGTAAGGAAAAAAATGGCAAATTTATTAAAAACAATCATCGAAAATGATAAAGGGGAACTCCGCCGCTTAGAAAAGATGGCTGATAAAGTCCTCAAATACGAAGATGAAATGGCTGCTTTGACAGATGAGCAGTTGCAAGCTAAGACAGAAGAATTTAAGCAACGTTATCAAAATGGTGAAACGCTTGATCAACTCTTGTACGAAGCCTTTGCGGTTGTACGTGAGGGAGCTAAGCGTGTTCTTGGACTTTTCCCATACAAGGTTCAGGTTATGGGTGGTATCGTTCTTCACCACGGTGACGTTCCAGAAATGCGTACAGGTGAAGGGAAAACCTTGACAGCGACAATGCCGGTATACCTTAATGCCCTTTCAGGGAAAGGTGTCCACGTAGTTACCGTCAACGAATACCTTACAGAGCGTGACGCGACTGAAATGGGTGAGTTGTACTCATGGCTTGGTTTGTCAGTAGGAATTAACTTGGCTGCAAAATCTCCAATGGAGAAAAAAGAAGCTTATCTCTGTGATATTACTTACTCAACGAACTCAGAAATTGGTTTCGACTATCTTCGTGACAACATGGTTGTTCGTGCAGAGAACATGGTTCAACGTCCGCTCAACTATGCCTTGGTCGATGAGGTTGACTCTATCTTGATCGACGAAGCTCGTACACCATTGATCGTTTCAGGAGCTAATGCAGTTGAAACAAGCCAACTTTACCATATGGCTGACCACTTTGTGAAGTCTTTGGATAAAGATGACTATATCATTGATATTCAGTCTAAGACAATCGGTTTGTCTGATTCAGGTATTGACAAGGCTGAAAGCTTCTTCAAACTAGAAAATCTTTATGATATCGAAAATGTGGCTTTGACTCACTTTATCGACAACGCCCTTCGTGCCAACTACATCATGATTCTTGATATCGACTATGTGGTTAGCGAAGAGCAAGAAATCTTGATTGTCGATCAATTTACTGGTCGTACAATGGAAGGCCGTCGTTACTCTGATGGTTTGCACCAAGCGATTGAAGCTAAAGAAGGTGTCCCAATCCAAGATGAAACTAAGACATCAGCATCGATCACCTACCAAAACCTTTTCCGTATGTATAAAAAATTGGCAGGTATGACAGGTACTGGTAAAACAGAAGAAGAAGAATTCCGCGAAATCTACAACATTCGTGTTATTCCAATTCCTACTAACCGTCCGATCCAACGTATCGACCATTCAGACCTTCTTTACGCTAGTCTCGATGCAAAATTCAAGGCTGTAGTAGAAGATGTTAAGGCGCGTTACCAAAAAGGTCAGCCTGTCTTGGTAGGTACTGTTGCCGTTGAAACCAGTGATTTTCTTTCTAAGAAATTGGTTGAAGTAGGCGTACCTCACGAAGTATTGAATGCTAAAAACCACTACAGAGAAGCACAAATCATCATGAATGCTGGTCAACGTGGTGCGATCACTATCGCAACCAACATGGCCGGTCGTGGTACCGATATTAAGCTTGGTGAAGGTGTTCGTGAACTTGGTGGTCTTTGTGTCATCGGTACAGAACGTCATGAGAGCCGTCGTATCGATAACCAGCTTCGTGGACGTTCAGGTCGTCAAGGTGACCCAGGTGAGTCACAGTTCTACCTGTCACTCGAAGATGATTTGATGAAGCGTTTCGGTTCAGAACGTTTGAAAGGTGTCTTTGAACGTCTTAATATGTCTGACGAAGCAATCGAATCTCGTATGTTGACACGTCAGGTCGAAGCAGCGCAAAAACGTGTTGAAGGAAATAACTACGATACTCGTAAACAAGTCCTTCAATATGACGATGTTATGCGTGAACAACGTGAGATCATCTACGCACAACGCTATGATGTTATCACTGCAGAACGTGACTTGGCTCCTGAAATTCACGCCATGATTCGCCGTACGATTGGACGAATTGTCGATGGGCATGCTCGTTCTAAACAAGATGAAAAGCTTGAAGCAATCTTGAACTTTGCCAAGTACAATTTGCTTCCAGAAGATTCAATTTCACTTTCAGACCTAGAAAGTTTGTCAGACCAAGCTATTAAGGATGAACTATACCAACGTGCATTGAAAGTCTACGATAGCCAAGTTGCTAAACTTCGTGATGAAGAAGCTGTGAAAGAATTCCAGAAAGTCTTGATTCTACGTGTTGTAGATAACAAGTGGACTGACCATATCGATGCCCTTGATCAGTTGAGAAATGCAGTTGGTCTTCGTGGTTATGCCCAAAACAACCCTGTCGTGGAATATCAAGCGGAAGGCTTCCGTATGTTTAATGATATGATTGGTTCGATTGAGTTTGATGTGACTCGCTTGATGATGAAAGCACAAATTCATGAACAAGAACGACCACAAACTGAGCATCATATCAGTACGACAGCAACTCGAAATATTGCTGCGCAACAGAAAGATCTTCCAGCTGATTTGGACCTCAGTCAAGTAAAACGTAATGACTTATGCCCATGTGGATCTGGTAAGAAATTTAAAAACTGTCACGGTAAACGACGTTAAGAATGACTAATTTTCAGGCGGATGCCTAGTGAAAAGTGAATTTTCGCTTGGCGTCCGTTTGCTTTATAAGGAGATGGATAATGGTATTTTCAGCAAAAAGCCCTAAAATTAATATTGATGAAGTTCGTAGTTTGTCTAAACTAGAAGGACAAGTACTTGCGAACAAACTCCAACGTGATCAAGAGCTTGAAGCAATTATTCGTGGGGAAGACCAACGCATCTTATTAGTGATTGGTCCGTGCTCGTCTGACAATGAAGAAGCAGTTCTTGAGTATGCCAAGCGTTTGGCAAAATTGCAAGAAGAAGTCAAAGATCGCGTCTTTATGGTCATGCGTGTCTATACTGCTAAACCACGTACTAATGGTGATGGATATAAGGGATTGATTCACCAACCAAATGCCAAAGAAGCGCCTAGCCTCATCAATGGGATCAAGGCGGTTCGTCACTTGCACTATCGTGTTATTTCTGAAACAGGAATGACAACAGCAGATGAAATGTTGTACCCAGAGAACCTTCCTTTAGTAGATGATTTGATTTCTTATATGGCAGTTGGGGCTCGTTCAGTTGAAGATCAACAACACCGTTTTGTAGCTAGTGGAGCAGATTTTGCAACAGGTTTTAAAAATCCAACCTCTGGAAATCTCAATGTCATGTTCAACGGTATTTATGCAGCTCAAAACAAGCAAAGTTTCCTTTTCCTAGGGAAAGAAGTCGAAACTACTGGAAATCCTCTATCGCATGCCATTCTCCGTGGAGCTCTTAACGAGTACGGGAAAAACATTCCTAACTACTACTACGATAATTTGATGGATACTATTGCTCAGTATGAAAAGATGGGACTTGAAAATCCATTCATCATTATTGATACCAACCATGATAACTCAGGTAAACAGTATATGGAGCAGATTCGTATCGTTCGCCAGACTTTAATTAACCGTGATTGGAATGAAAAGATTAAAAAATATGTTCGTGGATTCATGATTGAGTCTTATCTAGAAGACGGTCGTCAAAATGAACCTGAGATCTTTGGCAAATCTATCACGGATCCATGCCTAGGATGGGAAAACACGGAAGCTCTTGTTCGCGAAATCTACCAAAGACTAGGAGAATAATATGGCATTTATCGAGAAAGGTCAAGAAATCGATATTGAAGCGATTAAGGCGGAAACACGGCTATCTGCAGAAACCTTGCAACATAAGGAAAATCGTGATCAAGAATTAGCAGATATCCTTTCAGGTAAGGATGATCGTATCCTTTTGGTCATTGGGCCTTGTTCGTCTGATAATGAAGAAGCGGTCCTAGAGTATGCCCGTCGTTTAGCAGACTTGCAGAAAAAAGTGGCCGATAAGATTTTCATGGTTATGCGTGTATATACTGCAAAGCCACGTACCAATGGTGATGGCTATAAGGGGTTAGTTCATCAGCCAGATACTTCTAAAGCGCCAAGTTTGATTAATGGGTTGCAGGCTGTTCGTCAGCTTCATTATCGCGTTATTACAGAAACTGGATTGACCACAGCGGATGAAATGCTCTACCCAGCTAATCTGGTTTTGGTTGATGACTTGGTGAGCTATCATGCGGTAGGTGCGCGTTCAGTAGAAGACCAAGAACATCGTTTTGTAGCTTCGGGAATTGATGCACCAGTGGGAATGAAGAACCCAACATCTGGAAACCTATCTGTGATGTTTAATGCCATCTATGCTGCACAAAACAAACAAACCTTTCTCTTTCACGGCCAAGAAGTTGAAACTTCAGGAAATCCCTTGGCTCACGTAATCTTGCGAGGAGCTATGAATGAATATGGGAAGAATGAACCAAACTTCTACTATGAAGCTCTCTTAAATGCTATCGGGCGTTACGAGTCTATGGGCCTTGAAAATCCATTTATCATGATTGATACCAACCATGATAATTCAGGGAAACAATATATGGAGCAAGTTCGAATTGTTCGTCAAGCTTTGCTCAATCGTGACTGGAATGAAAAAATCAAGAAGACAGTTCGAGGCTTCATGATCGAGTCTTACTTAGCAGATGGGCGCCAAAACCAGCCAGAAATCTTTGGACGTTCCATTACAGACCCGTGTCTAGGATGGGAAAACACAGTAGCCCTGGTAGAAGAAATCTATACTACCTTAACAAAATAAGTGAAAAGGATGGAGTTGGGGGTCTCAACTCCTTTTGAAGAAAATGATAGTTGGACATGGAATCGATATTCAAGAATTAGCTTCCATACAAAATGCAGTTGAAAAAAGAGAGGGCTTTGCGCAGCGTGTCTTGACAGACAAGGAAATGGAGCGCTTTGCCAGTCTTAAAGGTCGTAGACAGGTCGAATATTTGGCTGGTCGTTGGTCAGCTAAAGAGGCTTTTTCAAAGGCTATGGGAACGGGTATTGGAAAGCTAGGCTTTCAGGACTTGGAAGTTTTGAATAATGAGAGAGGGGCTCCCTATTTCAGCAAATCCCCGTTTTCAGGAAAAGTTTGGCTATCGATTAGCCATACAGATCAGTTTGTGACAGCTAGTGTTATTTTGGAGGAAAATCATGAAAACTAGTCCACATAGACCAACCAAGGCTCTCATCGATCTAGGAGCAATCCGCTACAATATCCAACAAATGGGAGCACATATTCCCAAAGAAACTCTCAAATGGGCAGTCGTGAAAGCCAATGCCTATGGACATGGCGCTGTAGCTGTTGCGACTGCTATTCAGGATGATGTAGATGGTTTTTGCGTTTCTAATATCGATGAAGCTATCGAACTTCGTCAGGCAGGGATTTCTAAGAAAATCCTCATTTTAGGAATATCCGAGGTAGAATCAATTCCGCTAGCGCAAGAATTTGATATTACCTTGACAGTAGCAGGATTGGAATGGCTTGAACATGTCCTTGCGACTGAGTCAGAATTATCCGGCTTAACCGTTCACCTTAAGATTGACTCAGGTATGGGACGCATTGGTTTTAGAAGTGCTAGTGAGGCTGAAGAAGCCCAAACTATACTCAAGAAACATGGAGCCAATGTCGAGGGAATCTTTACGCACTTTGCAACAGCAGATGAAGAGTCAGATAGCTACTTTAAGCAACAGTTAGCGTGTTTTCAGGGAATCCTAGATGACTTGCAGGAAGTACCAGAATTAGTACATGCGAGTAACTCCGCAACGACTTTATGGCATGCGGAAACGATTTTTAATGCTGTTCGCATGGGGGATTCTATGTATGGTCTCAATCCAAGTGGACAAGTTTTAGAATTGCCTTATGAACTAAAACCAGCCTTGACCTTAGAAACTGCTATTGTTCATGTTAAAATAGTTCCAGCTGGGGCTTGTATGGGATACGGAGCGACCTATCAGGCAGACAGTGAACAAGTCATTGCTACTTTGCCAATCGGTTATGCGGATGGTTGGACACGAGATATGCAGAATTTCTCAGTTCTGGTGGATGGCCAATTGTGCCCCATTGTAGGGCGTGTATCCATGGACCAAATCACCATTCGCTTACCTAAGTTTTACCCATTGGGTACTAAGGTAACTTTGATTGGCTCAAACGGTGACAAGGAGATTACTGCAACAGATGTAGCAGTCTACCGAGGAACGATTAATTATGAGGTAGTTTGTCTCCTCAGTGATCGAGTTCCGAGAGAATATCATTAAGAAACAGAAGGAAAGGAGAGGAGCATGAATTTACATCAACCCTTGCATGTCTTGCCTGGCGTGGGACCAAAATCTGCAGAGAAATATACCAAACTAGGAATTGAAAACCTGCAAGATCTCTTGCTTTACTTTCCTTTCCGTTATGAAGATTTTAAGACCAAGCAGGTGCTAGAGCTAGAAGACGGTGAGAAGGCAGTCCTGTCTGGTCAGGTGGTGACACCAGCTAGTGTTCAGTATTATGGTTTTAAGCGTAATCGCCTACGTTTTAGCCTCAAGCAGGGGGAGGTTGTTTTTGCAGTTAATTTCTTCAACCAACCCTACCTAGCTGACAAGATTGAACTAGGAGCAACCTTGGCTGTCTTTGGCAAGTGGGATCGTGCCAAGGCAAGCCTCACAGGAATGAAGGTTTTAGCCCAAGTCGAGGATGACCTCCAGCCTGTCTATCGTCTAGCACAAGGTGTCAGTCAAGCAGGACTTGTTAAGGTCATCAAGACCGCCTTTGATCAGGGGCTGGACCTCTTGATAGAGGAAAATCTCCCCCAGTCCTTGCTAGACAAATACAAACTTATGCCCCGAAGTCAGGCTGTGCGTGCCATGCATTTTCCTAAGGATTTGGCAGAATACAAACAGGCTCTTCGTCGAATCAAGTTTGAGGAGCTCTTTTATTTCCAAATGCAATTACAGACCCTCAAGTCTGAAAATAAGGTTGATGGAAGTGGTCTGGTCTTGAACTGGTCTCAGAAAAAATTAACTGCAGTAAAAGAAAAGTTACCCTTTGCTCTGACCCAAGCCCAAGAAAAAAGCCTGCAAGAAATCCTAACAGATATGAAGTCGGACCACCACATGAATCGACTCTTACAAGGGGATGTAGGAAGCGGGAAGACAGTGGTTGCAGGTCTTGCCATGTATGCTGCTGTAACGGCTGGTTACCAGGCTGCTCTCATGGTTCCGACAGAGATTCTTGCAGAGCAACATTTTGAAAGTCTAGAGAGTCTCTTTCCTGATTTGAAATTTGCTCTCCTAACAGGTTCGTTGAAAGCTGCAGAAAAACGTACGGTTTTGGAAACTATTGCCAAGGGTGATGTTGATGTAATCATCGGTACCCATGCCCTTATACAGGATGGTGTGGACTATGCCCGACTCGGCTTGATTATCATCGATGAGCAACACCGCTTTGGTGTGGGACAAAGGCGTATTTTACGTGAAAAAGGAGAAAATCCAGATGTCCTCATGATGACGGCAACTCCGATTCCACGAACCTTAGCCATCACCGCCTTTGGAGATATGGATGTTTCTATTATTGACCAGATGCCAGCAGGGCGCAAACCAATCGTAACACGCTGGATTAAACATGAGCAACTGCCCCAGGTTTTGACTTGGCTCGAGGGAGAAATTCAGAAAGGTTCTCAAGCCTATGTTATCTCTCCTTTGATTGAAGAATCTGAAGCCTTGGACCTTAAAAACGCCATTGCTTTATCAGAAGAGTTAACGGCTCATTTTGCAGGAAAAGCAAAAGTTGCCCTCTTACATGGGAAAATGAAGAGTGATGAAAAAGACCAGATTATGCAGGATTTCAAAGAGAGAAAGACAGATATCCTGGTCTCCACAACGGTTATCGAAGTCGGTGTCAATGTGCCAAATGCGACAGTCATGATTATCATGGATGCTGACCGTTTCGGACTTAGTCAACTTCATCAACTTAGAGGTCGTGTCGGTCGTGGAGACAAGCAGTCCTACGCAGTTCTAGTGGCCAATCCAAAAACTGATTCTGGGAAAGACCGCATGCGTATCATGACAGAAACGACCAACGGTTTTGTCCTTGCGGAGGAAGATTTGAAAATGCGCGGTTCGGGTGAGATTTTTGGGACCAAACAGTCAGGTCTACCAGAGTTTCATGTAGCTGATATCATCGAAGACTTCCCAATCCTTGAGGAAGCCAGAAAGGTAGCTAGCTATATCAGTTCCCTCCCTAATTGGCGAGAGGATCCAGAGTGGCACATGATTGCCTTAAATCTAGAGAAGAAAGAATATCTGGATTAAGCTTTTTCTAAGATAATGTTAAGTTTGCTTTTAGGGTGAGTATCTATACTAGAGTCATCATAAAGAAACGAGGACTCTCTCATGACTATTAAAGTAAATTACCCAAAGACATTTCAAAAAGAAATTCAACCTTCTCCTAAATACTAAGAAAAGAGCGAAATCGCTCTTTTTATTTTTTAAAACTACTTTCAGAGGGATTCTTGCAGGGGTCAGACATTAAATCCACTTTCCGTTTCCCTTTCTTTCTTGCATTGCTTCTCCATATGTGCTACAGTTATGATAACGTTTACAAAACAAAGGAGAATTCTATGAGAAATCCAGCATTAGTAGAAGAAATGAAAACATATAAAGGAAGAGATGAAGTTCCTCAGGATTTTGATGCTTTTTGGGATGGGGAGATTGATAAGGTTTCGGTCTTGCCAGATTACCAACTAGAGGAACGTGACTTTCATATTCCAAATGTTAAGTGCTATGAGTTAACCTTTAAAGGTACACGTGATGGACTTGTTTATGCACGTGTAGTCTTACCAAAATTAGATAAGAAAGTACCGGTTATTTTCCACTTCCATGGTTATATGGGACGTTGCTGGGATTGGACAGATATGCTAGCCTTTACCGTCGCTGGTTATGGGGTTGTATCGATGGATGTTCGTGGGCAATCTGGTTACTCACAAGACGGCTTACGTTCGCCTCTCGGA
The window above is part of the Streptococcus sp. Marseille-Q6470 genome. Proteins encoded here:
- a CDS encoding ATP-binding protein; this translates as MVDFLREKHFAGGVRPIVSVKNISFGKNEIDVIVIHNSNTTPFYLTDHYQSVMANNIYTRVMDSNTPKNKSADLSQIETLWKKRFGLLSPPLERMMLYLKRSDLWDYSPHYCCTEKRYYRFSPEFTIENNIDESKNGYQYYLFNQTDIHSRWYDINLYYYQTMLASLEGLSLNGGRYFTPSPRTDGVLLTQYHHWDIAFKYFIKDSIEYIVHEFYYHPDGDDETIAHDRFMECILVFDTNAEKEEFKEYLKQNWKNKENYNDNIWLPCFEKVNGYNMDVIQEGYLNSQIFQKMFIEFRNNKGGSFRG
- a CDS encoding SLATT domain-containing protein; this encodes MDDEYSILEDSVRNTFGSVVWSHKIQEKQADIYFSQYKCMETIKIATASLTSVGIVSLIFTDQMWLKVLSALISFVSVFISAFFKSFDLQTLVSAHKNSAQKLLKIRDELKLLLMLIHLKQKTVNELADMYQDIVEKLDVLYAEAPRTTDKAVKKARTALNVNHDNQFTDEEINCNLPNSLHGR
- a CDS encoding LemA family protein, with product MKNKGIIYVLSILLAIILLGGCSVVGTYNGLVSEQTKVEQAQADVATALQRRSDLIGNLVESVKGQMNHETEVFTKIAEARAKIGNGSVTSKENQEAQGELSSAISRLISLTENYPELKSNQNVEQLMTELAGSENRIFVARKDYNKVATEYNQKLRSFPTVLFANMMNFKEAETFKESEEAKTAPKVDFSTSTTKE
- a CDS encoding ATP-binding protein, coding for MNKYDIKKLISLKQEGNYWDFKREWYSQDKKADLLHDIICMANTLLNRDAYIIIGVDEENDYSFSSVKSDPNRKTHRNWLIF
- a CDS encoding TPM domain-containing protein, whose amino-acid sequence is MKKDRLLKNPFLVRLLGLLMAFFFLSAFTAPEKPDYGIYDPNHYLTEEVVTQIRDLNEANSQKAEKLQIGVYIVDSLEGESIETVANETARAWKIGYSGDNFGSLIVVAVQDRKSRIETSNNTAIRITDYQTKQILAASRTDFKTGDYGKGILAIAKALDNQFYRGSGTFPSDESSEIKRYSDSISGKKSSRNSSSSSHRKNSDPMDNVFGFGIIIYFIIVFIAIIRGGGGGRGGGSSDGGWWFSDSSDSGSSWSDSGSDSSSSWDGGGFDGGGSSDDW
- a CDS encoding nucleotidyltransferase domain-containing protein, with product MSDYIKKRGEVIDQGIRSTISKRYHTVTAAINKEFWGISSDTQNSFYVGSYGRGTAIDTSDIDILVVLPENVYLKHDVINGNGQSRLLQSVRQAIISSYPRSEVRADGQVVKINFSDGMKFEILPAFKKTDWYGSWDGTYKYPDTNMGGNWRSTNPKAEQEAMKNKNSSSNGLLLDTCKHFRFIRDTYFSSYHLSGIVIDSFVYHAMGGWRWSDPGSTSSSASGTYENVLLEYLNQNSMWGNLTLTAPGSEENISTESSLECLRKVVNYITK